The genomic segment GAGCCAGGAGCCGTCGCAGGAGCCGAGCCAGGAGCCGTCGCAGGAGCCGAGCCAGGAGCCGTCGCAGGAGCCGAGCCAGGAGCCGTCGCAGGAGCCCACTGAGGAGCCGTCGCAGGAGCCCACTGAGGAGCCGTCGCAGGAGCCTACTGAGCCGCTGGCACCGCCAGCAGCGGACAGCCGCACGGTGGGTTACTTCACGCAGTGGGGCATCTACGCGCGGAACTATCTGGTGAAGGATCTGGTGACTTCAGGGTCCGCCGGAAAGTTGAGCCACATCAACTACGCCTTCGGCAACATCAGCCCAGCGGGCAAATGCTTCCTCGTGAATCAAACTGGTGAAGGCGATGCCTGGGCGGATTACGGCCGCAGTTTCACTGCAGATCAGAGCGTGGATGGAGTGGGCGATACCTGGAGCCAGCCGCTGCGGGGCAACTTCAATCAGTTGAAGAAACTCAAGGCGCAGTACCCAGACACCAAGGCGCTCATCAGCCTAGGCGGGTGGACTTGGTCCAAGCGATTCTCTGATGCGTCGCTAACCGCCGAGAGTCGCGAGAAGCTGGTCTCTTCCTGCATCGATTTGTACTTGCGCGGGAACTTGCCGGTCGCGGACGGGGCTGGCGGCGAGGGTGCTGCTGCGGGCGTCTTCGACGGTATCGATATCGACTGGGAGTACCCGGGAGCACCGGCTGCTGCTGGTCACGTCTACCGGCCGGAAGATACCCGCAACTACACCTTGTTGCTGCAGGAGTTCCGTCGCCAGTTGGACAACTACGGCGCCGAGACCGGGAAATACTACGAGCTAACGGCAGCGGTACCAGCTGGTCGGGGCAAGATCAACAAGATTGAGGTGCCAGCAGTCTCGGATGCTCTCGACGCCATCAACGTCATGAGCTACGACTTCCGCGGTGCCTGGGATGCGAAGGGTCCGACGAACTTTCACTCCAACCTCTACACCGATCCGAACGGACCGGGCAGTGGTGACGCGAAGGAAGCGAGCGTCAAGTCATCGATTGACATCTGGCGTGAAGCTGGCGCCGACCCGGCGAAGTTGGTTGTCGGGGTGCCCTTCTACGGTCGCGGCTGGACCGGAGTGCCTGGCGGGAACGACGGGCTCTACCAGTCCGCAACCGGAGCCGCTCCGGGAACCTATGAAGCTGGATTTGAGGACTACAAGGTGTTGGTGGCCCAACCGGGTTTCACTACCTACCGGCACCCCACGACCCGACAATTGTGGGCATATGACGGTACGACCTTCTGGTCCTACGATGACTCCGAGACTCTGATCGAGAAGATGCACTACGTGCGCGATCAGGGACTCGGCGGCGCCATGATCTGGTCGATGGATGGTGACACCGCGAACGGTGAACTAATCTCGGCTGTGAACCAGGGACTGTACGGCTAGTTCGTTTCGGTCCTGAGACCTGATGCCCCGGGGCGCGGCGTAGTTCGGCAACTGCCGAAAGACCCCCCCCGGGGCGTCAGTGTTTTTGACTCAGCCAGCTGCAACAGTGATGACAGTATGAATATCGATCCAGCGTCGCGCCGGCTCATTATGCTGCCTGGCATCTACGACTCTGGTCCGAGTCATTGGCAGACCCATTGGCAGCAGGTTGACCCGCAGATCACACGATTTGAACCGGTGGATTGGGATCAGCCACGGTTGGACGACTGGTTGCCGGCACTAAGTCGGTCCGTGTCGGCCACGGCGCCCGACTCTCCGGTGCTGATTGCTCATAGCCTGGCCTGCCTGCTGGTACCGATCTGGGCGGCAACCGCAGCCCTCCCGGTCGCCGGTGCGGTGTTGGTCGCCCCCGTCGATCCCGACCGACCTGCCTTTCCAGACGAAGCAGCGGAGTTTCGCGATTTCCCCCGGCGACCGCTGCCCTTTCCAACCCTGGTGGTGTCGAGTCTGGACGATCACTACGCCACCGCGGACTGGAGTTCACACTTCGCGCAAGACCTGGGGGCGCGAGTCGTCATAGCCGGGGCGTTGGGCCATATCAACGCCGATAGTGGCTTGGGGGACTGGGAGCAAGGCAAAGACTTGGTCACCGCTTTTTGCGCCGGGCTAGTACCGCCTTGGTCGTTGGGTCGCTAGCGGCGACAGTTAGCCAGTGTTGCGTAGCCCAGTGGCGATGCCATTGATCGATAGTGACAGCGCTCTGCGCAACTCGGTGGGAACGTCGTCGATGTCGTACTCGCGAACCCGCTGCAGTAAGTCGACTTGCAGCAGATGCAGTGGCCGTAGATAGCGGTCCCGTACCGCCAGCGTTTGAGCCAGCACTGGCTGATCGGACAACACCGCAGCTCCGCCGGTGAGGTTTAGAATCTCGCGACGAGTCAACTCATGCTCCTGCACAATCTCGGCGAAGATGCTGTGCAGCCGTTCCGGAACGAGTTGTTCCACATACTGTTGGGCGACAGTCAGGTCGGTTTTGGCCAACGTCATCTGCACGTTCGAGACGAAGTTCCCGAAGAACGGCCATTCCGCCAACATCGCCGGCAGTGCGGCCGCGAGTCCTGCTTCCCGAGCAGCAGCTAAGCCACTACCCACACCAAACCACCCGGGGACGATCTGGCGAGATTGCGTCCAGCCGAATACCCAGGGAATCGCTCGTAGGCCATCGAGGCCCGCGCCAGTATCCGGCCGACGGGCGGGACGAGATCCCATGTGCATTCCCGCGAGCTCATTCACTGGGGTCGATGCGGTGAAGTATTCGGGTAGATCGGGACGGTCAACCAAACCGCGGTAGCGGGCAAATGCCGCTTCGCTCACTACCGCCATCACCCGATCCCACTCCGCCAGCAGCGTTGGCTCCGTGTGCGCCTGCCGGTGCAGCAGCGATGCCTCCAGCGTGGCTGCCACGGTGAGTTCCAGATTCTCGCGCGCGAGTTCTGGCAGCAAATACTTGTCCGAGATCACCTCGCCCTGCTCAGTGACCTTGATTTCGCCATCGAGTACGCCGTGCGGCTGGGCCATGATCGCTTCGAAGGTAGGTCCACCGCCTCGGCCAACGGTGCCGCCGCGGCCGTGGAATAGGCGCAGGCGTACGCCATGCCGTTCTGCTACATCCCGCAATCGGCGTTGGGCAAGGTGGATTTCCCACTGGCTGGTGGTAATGCCAGCGTCTTTGTTGGAGTCCGAATAGCCCAACATGACTTCTTGCACGTCGCCGCGGAGCGCGACGACCTGTCGATAACTTGGCTCCGACAACAGTGCGTCCAAGATGGTGCCAGTAGCACGCAGCTCAGCAACGGTCTCCAGTAGCGGTGCAAAATCGACAAGCGCCCGGCCCTCAGCCAACTCGACCAGACCGGCTTCACGACCTAGTACTACCGCCGCCAACAGGTCATCCGCCCCTCGAGTCATCGACACGATGTAGCTACTACAGGCTTCGGGTCCGTAGCGGGCAATCGCTTCTCTGGCCGCGACCAGCGCCTGATAGGTAGTGGTGCCAGCCTCGTCTAGCGGTGGCGGAGTTGGCGCCAGTGGGCGCCTACTGGCCAACTCCGCGGCGAGTCGCTCCCGCCGCTGGTCGCGGTCCTGTTCGGCATAGGGCGGCGCAGCTGGCTCAGCTCGATCCAGTAGTTGGCCAATCGCGTGGTGGTGCTTGTCGGCGTGCTCGCGGACGTCGAGGGAAGCCATGGTGAGGGTGATCGCTGAAATCTTCCGGATCGCGGAGTCCAGTGAACCTTGAACTGCCAGATTTCCGCGGTGCTCCAGCATGGCATGACGGATGCTATTCAGATCGGCGAGCAATTCGGCGGTCGTGGCGTAGTCAGTCCCAGGAACATGCGGCATGTTGGTTGCATCCCGCTTGGTTGTTGCTGCAAGTCGGGCCCGGATAACCGAAAGTTTGAGTCTGATCGGTTCCTCGGAGTTGAGCCGTAGGTAGCGTGGATCGATGCCGGGCACCGAGGAAAGTTCGCCGTCTACCTCCTCACGTAGCTCCCGCGGAATTCCGGTAAGCCGTTCGCTAATAGACAGATCATCAATCAGGCCACTGATGATCTCGGTAATCCGACGAATCCCATGCCGACGTTGCAGCAGCAGGACTTCGGCAGTGACCTGCGCTGTGACAAAGGGGTTCCCATCTCGGTCGCCGCCGATCCAACTGCCAAATCCCAACGGGGCGGGCGAGCGCAGCGGAGCCCCGATTCGATTCAGGTTCCTGGCTAACGAATCCAGTACGTCGCTGAGTGGTCCGCGAACCATGTCGTCGAGGAAGTACAACGCGTTACGTGCTTCATCTAGAACCTCGGGACGTTCCAGTCGCAGTTCGTCGGTTTGCCAGAGCAGATCGACGAGCTCGGCGATCCGCTCACGCGCGATTTGGGCGTCCTCGTCTTGTCCCTGAGCTTGCGCCAACTGGTGTCCGATTCGCTGCAACTTGACTAGGGTGCTGCGGCGGGCGGCCTCGGTGGGATGGGCGGTGAACACTGGCCGCGCAGACAGTCGGGCGGCAACACCTTGGACAAGTTCGGGGTCGAGTTCGGCCGCAGCAATACGATCGGTCACGCGTTGAATCGGTCCGCCATGTTCCCGACGCTCTATCCCCAAAGCTCGGGCTCGATGTACCTGCTCGGCGACATTAGC from the Actinomycetes bacterium genome contains:
- a CDS encoding glycoside hydrolase; this encodes SQEPSQEPSQEPSQEPSQEPSQEPSQEPSQEPTEEPSQEPTEEPSQEPTEPLAPPAADSRTVGYFTQWGIYARNYLVKDLVTSGSAGKLSHINYAFGNISPAGKCFLVNQTGEGDAWADYGRSFTADQSVDGVGDTWSQPLRGNFNQLKKLKAQYPDTKALISLGGWTWSKRFSDASLTAESREKLVSSCIDLYLRGNLPVADGAGGEGAAAGVFDGIDIDWEYPGAPAAAGHVYRPEDTRNYTLLLQEFRRQLDNYGAETGKYYELTAAVPAGRGKINKIEVPAVSDALDAINVMSYDFRGAWDAKGPTNFHSNLYTDPNGPGSGDAKEASVKSSIDIWREAGADPAKLVVGVPFYGRGWTGVPGGNDGLYQSATGAAPGTYEAGFEDYKVLVAQPGFTTYRHPTTRQLWAYDGTTFWSYDDSETLIEKMHYVRDQGLGGAMIWSMDGDTANGELISAVNQGLYG
- the ppc gene encoding phosphoenolpyruvate carboxylase, whose translation is MNQPGDETTSQADKQLDEDLILLGDILNATIQRQEGDDVAALVARLRSEDPAAALTGVELPDATRAVRALVRFFNLANVAEQVHRARALGIERREHGGPIQRVTDRIAAAELDPELVQGVAARLSARPVFTAHPTEAARRSTLVKLQRIGHQLAQAQGQDEDAQIARERIAELVDLLWQTDELRLERPEVLDEARNALYFLDDMVRGPLSDVLDSLARNLNRIGAPLRSPAPLGFGSWIGGDRDGNPFVTAQVTAEVLLLQRRHGIRRITEIISGLIDDLSISERLTGIPRELREEVDGELSSVPGIDPRYLRLNSEEPIRLKLSVIRARLAATTKRDATNMPHVPGTDYATTAELLADLNSIRHAMLEHRGNLAVQGSLDSAIRKISAITLTMASLDVREHADKHHHAIGQLLDRAEPAAPPYAEQDRDQRRERLAAELASRRPLAPTPPPLDEAGTTTYQALVAAREAIARYGPEACSSYIVSMTRGADDLLAAVVLGREAGLVELAEGRALVDFAPLLETVAELRATGTILDALLSEPSYRQVVALRGDVQEVMLGYSDSNKDAGITTSQWEIHLAQRRLRDVAERHGVRLRLFHGRGGTVGRGGGPTFEAIMAQPHGVLDGEIKVTEQGEVISDKYLLPELARENLELTVAATLEASLLHRQAHTEPTLLAEWDRVMAVVSEAAFARYRGLVDRPDLPEYFTASTPVNELAGMHMGSRPARRPDTGAGLDGLRAIPWVFGWTQSRQIVPGWFGVGSGLAAAREAGLAAALPAMLAEWPFFGNFVSNVQMTLAKTDLTVAQQYVEQLVPERLHSIFAEIVQEHELTRREILNLTGGAAVLSDQPVLAQTLAVRDRYLRPLHLLQVDLLQRVREYDIDDVPTELRRALSLSINGIATGLRNTG
- a CDS encoding alpha/beta hydrolase, whose amino-acid sequence is MNIDPASRRLIMLPGIYDSGPSHWQTHWQQVDPQITRFEPVDWDQPRLDDWLPALSRSVSATAPDSPVLIAHSLACLLVPIWAATAALPVAGAVLVAPVDPDRPAFPDEAAEFRDFPRRPLPFPTLVVSSLDDHYATADWSSHFAQDLGARVVIAGALGHINADSGLGDWEQGKDLVTAFCAGLVPPWSLGR